From Oncorhynchus clarkii lewisi isolate Uvic-CL-2024 chromosome 26, UVic_Ocla_1.0, whole genome shotgun sequence, the proteins below share one genomic window:
- the LOC139385293 gene encoding cyclic nucleotide-gated channel beta-1-like, whose product MFSWVVKGVPQPPGKLGDEEKTNASPATVKQVTFKEEKKQEALKPAKAKEEEVAEENGGEAGVLTWITHGFANSLPQPAGTPRLGRANTEPSTTQEENRQGSRVIGWIAQGLASVVPQPELKNTEEVEPAETTEVHMEWSDRCPEGFRRFYLSNSL is encoded by the exons ATGTTCAGCTGGGTGGTGAAGGGGGTTCCCCAGCCTCCTGGGAAACTAGGAGATGAGGAGAAGACAAATGCCTCACCTGCAACA GTCAAACAAGTAACGTTCAAAGAAGAGAAGAAACAAGAAG CTCTAAAACCTGCCAAGGCCAAAGAGGAGGAGGTCGCCGAGGAGAATGG TGGTGAGGCTGGAGTGTTGACTTGGATCACCCATGGCTTTGCTAATTCTCTTCCCCAGCCTGCTGGGACACCCCGGCTAGGCAGAGCCAACACTGAG CCCTCCACCACACAGGAGGAGAACAG GCAGGGGTCGAGAGTCATCGGCTGGATTGCCCAGGGATTGGCCAGTGTGGTTccacagcctgaattgaaaaacACGGAGGAGGTGGAGCCTGCAGAAACAACAGAGGTACATATGGAATGGTCTGACAGGTGCCCTGAAGGGTTCCGCAGATTTTATTTGAGTAATAGCCTGTAG